The following coding sequences lie in one Deinococcus cellulosilyticus NBRC 106333 = KACC 11606 genomic window:
- a CDS encoding response regulator transcription factor, translated as MSTDPPTDHPLVHVLDDDQAVREALEFLIQTIGLHVKTYSTPIAFFAEFDPDPVGCLILDIRMPIMSGLQVQAELKHRGIDLPIIFMTGHGDVELCRRAFLNGAAEFLLKPIDEQQLIDALQKAVRHHIQTREKLASTQQARELLDKLSPREKEVLEGMLEGLSSKQVAKDLGLSPRTVETHRAHIMEKLEVSSLAQLIRLYFNALHP; from the coding sequence ATGTCCACTGACCCCCCCACAGACCATCCCCTTGTGCATGTGCTTGATGACGATCAGGCGGTGCGCGAAGCCCTCGAATTTCTGATCCAGACCATCGGTCTGCATGTGAAAACCTACAGCACCCCCATAGCGTTCTTTGCCGAATTCGATCCCGACCCGGTGGGCTGTCTGATTCTGGACATCCGCATGCCCATCATGAGTGGCCTGCAGGTGCAGGCAGAACTGAAACACAGGGGCATCGACCTCCCCATCATCTTCATGACCGGGCATGGTGACGTGGAGCTGTGCAGGCGGGCCTTTTTGAACGGTGCAGCAGAGTTCCTGCTGAAACCCATCGACGAGCAGCAACTGATCGATGCCTTGCAGAAAGCGGTGCGGCATCACATCCAGACCCGCGAGAAACTGGCCTCCACCCAGCAGGCCAGAGAATTGCTGGACAAGCTCTCTCCCAGAGAAAAAGAGGTGCTGGAAGGCATGCTGGAAGGGCTCTCCAGCAAACAGGTGGCAAAAGACCTGGGGCTTTCCCCACGCACCGTGGAAACCCACCGTGCCCACATCATGGAGAAGCTGGAGGTTTCCTCGCTGGCACAGCTGATCCGCCTTTACTTCAATGCCCTGCATCCGTAA
- a CDS encoding BMP family ABC transporter substrate-binding protein — protein sequence MKKAAALALTVALVSSAQAADKLKVGWIYIGPAGDYGWTYAHDQARKEVEKTLGVENLIVESVPEAQAVPYIDQLVKQGAKVIFATSFGYGPSVKEAAKKYPDVIFGWATGVERGPNIANYMADFYQIYYLNGLIAGALTKSNKVGYVAAVPIPEVKRHINAFALGVAAANPKATVNVTWLKGFYDPNGAKEATESLIAQGVDAFAFTEDTPTVSQVADKKGLPSFGHYSPMLKYAPKTMASGQLVDWSIFYTDFLKKVQNGTYTAKNLQNVDYWQLLGDKAVMMGADEKTLINPVYKAKLQSVKVKTADLGTLSVYDLVLKRLAQMNKKKPTFDPFKGPIVDRKGKTVVTKGKIPSVKELTSMEWAAKNVVGSWPNEPK from the coding sequence ATGAAGAAAGCTGCTGCACTCGCCCTCACCGTTGCCCTGGTCAGCTCTGCCCAGGCTGCAGACAAACTCAAAGTCGGCTGGATCTACATTGGCCCCGCCGGAGACTACGGCTGGACCTACGCCCACGACCAGGCCCGCAAGGAAGTTGAAAAGACCCTCGGTGTGGAAAACCTGATCGTCGAGTCTGTTCCTGAAGCCCAGGCTGTGCCCTACATCGACCAACTCGTCAAGCAGGGGGCCAAGGTCATCTTCGCCACCAGCTTCGGGTATGGTCCTTCTGTGAAGGAAGCCGCCAAGAAATACCCCGACGTGATCTTCGGCTGGGCCACCGGTGTGGAGCGCGGACCCAACATCGCCAACTACATGGCCGACTTCTACCAGATCTACTACCTCAACGGTCTGATTGCTGGAGCCCTCACCAAGAGCAACAAGGTCGGATACGTTGCTGCTGTGCCGATTCCTGAAGTGAAACGTCACATCAACGCCTTCGCCCTCGGGGTGGCCGCAGCGAATCCCAAAGCCACCGTGAACGTCACCTGGCTCAAAGGCTTCTACGACCCCAACGGTGCCAAAGAAGCCACCGAAAGCCTGATTGCCCAGGGCGTGGACGCCTTCGCCTTCACTGAAGACACCCCCACCGTGTCCCAGGTGGCCGACAAGAAGGGCCTCCCCAGCTTCGGGCACTACAGCCCCATGCTGAAATATGCCCCCAAGACCATGGCCTCTGGTCAGCTTGTGGACTGGAGCATCTTCTACACCGACTTCCTCAAGAAAGTCCAGAACGGCACCTACACTGCCAAGAACCTGCAGAACGTCGACTACTGGCAACTGCTCGGGGACAAAGCCGTGATGATGGGTGCAGACGAAAAAACCCTCATCAACCCCGTCTACAAGGCCAAACTGCAGAGCGTCAAGGTCAAAACTGCTGACCTCGGGACCCTCAGCGTGTACGACCTGGTGCTGAAGCGTCTGGCCCAGATGAACAAGAAGAAGCCCACCTTTGACCCCTTCAAAGGCCCCATTGTGGACCGCAAAGGCAAAACTGTGGTCACCAAGGGCAAGATTCCCAGCGTGAAGGAACTCACCAGCATGGAGTGGGCAGCCAAAAACGTGGTTGGAAGCTGGCCCAACGAACCCAAGTAA
- a CDS encoding NADPH-dependent FMN reductase — translation MSDDSSIQLSRPLNILAVSGSLRKASSNSLLVQAIQHLAPAGVAIEVWDDLDALPHFNPDLDVEDAPRIEAVQSWREKVKSADGVVLCTPEYAAGVPGSFKNALDWLVGSGDLADRPVAAISASPYPTAGEHAHTSLMLTLGMLGARVPEGAQLKIGLINRKISPQGEIIDPELKEALKKVLFVLAESVIGQPV, via the coding sequence ATGTCCGATGATTCTTCCATTCAACTGTCCCGTCCTTTGAATATTCTTGCCGTCTCTGGAAGCCTCAGGAAAGCATCCAGCAACAGCCTGCTGGTGCAGGCCATTCAGCATCTGGCCCCTGCAGGTGTGGCCATTGAAGTCTGGGACGATCTGGACGCCTTGCCCCACTTCAACCCTGATCTGGATGTGGAAGATGCCCCTCGCATTGAAGCCGTGCAGTCCTGGCGTGAAAAAGTGAAGTCTGCGGATGGGGTGGTCCTGTGCACCCCGGAATACGCCGCAGGTGTCCCGGGTTCCTTCAAGAATGCTCTGGACTGGCTTGTGGGATCAGGGGATCTGGCAGACCGTCCTGTTGCAGCGATCAGTGCCTCACCCTATCCCACAGCAGGTGAGCATGCCCACACCTCCCTGATGCTCACCCTGGGCATGCTCGGGGCCAGGGTTCCTGAGGGGGCACAGTTGAAAATTGGCCTGATCAACAGGAAAATCAGCCCTCAGGGAGAAATCATTGATCCAGAATTGAAAGAAGCCCTGAAAAAAGTCCTGTTTGTGCTTGCTGAGAGCGTGATCGGGCAGCCTGTTTAA
- a CDS encoding sensor histidine kinase, whose amino-acid sequence MSRRITRTDVLSLLLGLLVWAGVVVLWGQQRHAELQEGFDTEARILHRVLSQRAEQHDAILDSLTISVELGLSEGQLGTFVQALTGRYPQISGVQLCTLDCQWLFQKNTTEHSYLLSRTTSTDGRVQLWIDPNQLLRPGEGMSRATFTLQTPERKLLLEVPSKDPVSDLTELQVEKVLGSASQPFVLTVHQAVLFRDFSVGQMVGTGLLILLLAYVAGRGLQTVLTARRLAFEAEQALQSEKERAQVVLSAVDDALITFDRNHTIVYANPAAQTLLNGAGPLIGSVLLEQIKFEEGPSLATLLEHFWQHPAFMELPDGLILQGRHIEGSLSPLPDQSGAVLVLRDLGPFRQRMLHALEESERKLKEHEALLSHVMRINTTGEVASGMAHELNQPLTAILSHSQGALRVLQEGEMDLARTALERTVTQAKRAGEIIQRLRAQLTRQPLVAVRVNLQQLMARLVQLLEADLQSRHIQLNIDLSQAPPVEADPIQLEQVLHNLIRNSMEALQDTPASDRKITLQARTEGSQLLLSVRDHGPGLSDSALEHLFLPFHSTKKDGMGIGLSLSRTLMQSMNGELSGGNHPDGGALFTLTLPVFQEELHVH is encoded by the coding sequence ATGTCCCGCAGAATCACCCGAACCGATGTCCTGTCCCTGTTGCTGGGACTGCTGGTGTGGGCAGGTGTGGTGGTGCTCTGGGGCCAGCAGCGCCATGCAGAACTGCAGGAAGGGTTTGACACCGAGGCACGCATCCTGCATCGGGTGCTTTCCCAGCGTGCAGAGCAACACGACGCCATTCTGGACAGCCTGACCATCTCTGTGGAACTGGGCCTCAGCGAGGGGCAACTGGGCACTTTTGTGCAGGCCCTGACCGGACGCTACCCGCAGATCTCAGGGGTGCAGCTCTGCACCCTGGATTGCCAGTGGCTTTTTCAGAAGAACACCACTGAACACAGTTACCTGCTGTCTCGCACCACCAGCACGGATGGAAGGGTACAGCTGTGGATCGATCCAAACCAGTTACTCAGGCCAGGGGAAGGCATGTCCAGAGCCACTTTCACCCTGCAAACGCCAGAGCGAAAACTGCTGCTGGAGGTGCCATCAAAAGATCCAGTGTCTGATCTTACAGAATTGCAGGTGGAAAAAGTTCTGGGCTCGGCTTCCCAGCCTTTTGTGCTGACGGTGCATCAGGCGGTGCTTTTCAGGGATTTTTCTGTGGGCCAGATGGTGGGCACAGGTCTCCTGATCCTGCTGCTGGCTTATGTGGCAGGACGCGGACTGCAGACGGTCCTGACCGCCAGACGCCTGGCCTTTGAGGCAGAACAGGCCCTGCAAAGCGAAAAGGAACGGGCACAGGTGGTCCTGAGTGCTGTGGATGATGCCCTGATCACCTTTGACCGCAACCACACCATCGTGTATGCCAATCCTGCAGCCCAGACCCTCCTGAACGGTGCAGGCCCTCTCATTGGAAGTGTCCTGCTGGAGCAGATCAAATTTGAAGAGGGGCCCTCTCTGGCGACACTGCTTGAGCACTTCTGGCAGCATCCTGCTTTCATGGAACTGCCTGATGGGCTGATTCTGCAGGGCAGGCACATCGAGGGCAGCCTCTCCCCTCTGCCTGACCAGTCCGGGGCCGTGCTGGTCCTCAGGGATCTGGGGCCTTTCCGCCAGAGGATGCTGCACGCCCTTGAGGAAAGCGAACGCAAACTCAAGGAACACGAGGCCCTGCTCAGCCATGTCATGCGCATCAACACCACCGGGGAGGTTGCTTCAGGCATGGCCCATGAGTTGAATCAGCCGCTCACGGCGATCCTCAGCCACAGCCAGGGGGCCCTGAGGGTTCTGCAGGAAGGCGAAATGGATCTGGCCCGCACGGCACTGGAACGCACGGTGACGCAGGCCAAAAGGGCAGGCGAGATCATCCAGCGCCTGAGGGCACAACTCACCCGGCAACCCCTCGTGGCTGTGCGGGTCAACCTGCAGCAACTCATGGCCCGTCTGGTGCAGCTTCTGGAAGCTGATTTGCAGAGCAGGCACATTCAGCTGAACATTGATCTGTCTCAGGCTCCACCTGTGGAGGCAGACCCCATCCAGCTTGAACAGGTGCTGCACAACCTGATCCGCAACAGCATGGAGGCCCTGCAGGACACGCCTGCATCAGACAGGAAAATCACGCTTCAGGCCAGGACAGAGGGATCACAGCTGCTGCTCTCTGTCCGTGACCACGGTCCAGGACTCTCTGATTCGGCCTTAGAGCACCTGTTTCTGCCCTTCCACAGCACCAAAAAAGACGGAATGGGGATCGGGCTGTCCCTGTCCCGCACCCTGATGCAGAGCATGAATGGAGAGCTCTCGGGAGGCAACCATCCCGATGGAGGGGCCCTTTTCACCCTCACCCTGCCGGTCTTTCAGGAGGAACTGCATGTCCACTGA
- a CDS encoding ATP-binding cassette domain-containing protein has translation MSSPLLLLEHVHVKLQNQRVLHDLNWTLEPGQHWAIYGSNGAGKSTFFKLVRGDLWPEHGGLRQYNLTGTPTESPIQARERIALVSPEAQDWYLLQDWEQSALQVVLTGLFQSQLLYQHIEEADRVHAHHLLEQLWLTHLENRDVRMLSQGERRRVLLARALIGKPQVLLLDEFFEGVDTPSRAFLKKVLEDVAHRTTILYSTHRTTEELPFTTHALTLKQGHLEVGRPEMKTPPMWGHGVQVQQSGKVLVSVDCPETYREEQLVLKNIRFEMHEGEHWAILGANGSGKSTLAKLIRKELYPAYGGKVLHHGQEVSAWVSKKEFALVAGDQQHRHKLNVPARIVIASGFFDFVGRHDPLSNEQEARLEQVIELLQLQEIAEKPASILSQGQMKKVLLARAVVGNPKVIILDEALDYLDADAKMLFTEALGQLATHGTQFICIAHHTLDLPEFLTHAMVLENGEIKYSGPIQNLPEQNLPGA, from the coding sequence ATGTCCTCTCCCCTCCTTTTGCTTGAACATGTCCATGTGAAACTGCAAAACCAGCGGGTCCTGCATGACCTGAACTGGACGCTGGAACCGGGCCAGCACTGGGCCATTTATGGGTCCAATGGTGCAGGCAAGAGCACCTTCTTCAAACTGGTGCGGGGGGACCTGTGGCCCGAACATGGGGGTCTGAGGCAGTACAACCTCACAGGCACGCCCACCGAGAGCCCCATTCAGGCCAGGGAACGCATTGCTCTGGTCTCTCCCGAAGCGCAGGACTGGTACCTGCTGCAGGACTGGGAGCAGAGTGCCCTGCAGGTGGTGCTGACCGGGCTTTTTCAGAGCCAGTTGCTGTACCAGCACATTGAAGAAGCAGACCGAGTGCACGCCCACCATTTGCTGGAACAGCTTTGGCTGACCCACCTGGAGAACCGGGATGTGCGGATGCTGTCCCAGGGAGAGCGGCGCAGGGTGCTGCTGGCCCGTGCCCTGATCGGAAAACCTCAGGTGCTCTTGCTTGACGAATTCTTTGAAGGGGTGGACACGCCCTCTCGTGCATTCCTCAAGAAAGTGCTGGAAGATGTCGCTCACCGCACCACCATCCTCTACAGCACCCACCGCACCACCGAGGAACTCCCTTTCACCACACATGCACTGACCCTGAAGCAGGGACATCTGGAGGTGGGCCGTCCAGAAATGAAAACCCCTCCCATGTGGGGCCACGGGGTGCAGGTGCAGCAAAGCGGCAAGGTGCTGGTCTCTGTGGACTGCCCGGAGACCTATCGTGAAGAGCAACTGGTCCTGAAGAACATCCGGTTCGAAATGCATGAAGGGGAGCACTGGGCCATTCTGGGAGCGAATGGATCAGGAAAAAGCACCCTGGCAAAACTGATTCGCAAGGAGCTTTACCCTGCTTATGGCGGGAAGGTGCTGCACCACGGCCAGGAGGTCTCTGCCTGGGTGTCCAAAAAGGAATTTGCCCTGGTGGCCGGAGACCAGCAGCACCGCCACAAACTGAATGTTCCGGCCCGCATTGTGATTGCTTCTGGATTTTTTGATTTTGTGGGCAGGCACGATCCCCTGAGCAATGAACAGGAAGCCCGTCTGGAACAGGTGATCGAACTGCTGCAGCTTCAGGAGATTGCAGAGAAACCCGCCTCCATCCTCTCGCAGGGCCAGATGAAGAAGGTTCTGCTTGCCCGTGCTGTGGTCGGAAACCCGAAAGTGATCATTCTGGATGAAGCCCTCGATTACCTGGATGCCGATGCCAAAATGCTGTTCACAGAAGCCCTGGGGCAACTTGCAACGCACGGAACGCAATTCATCTGCATTGCGCACCACACCCTGGACCTGCCTGAATTCCTGACCCATGCGATGGTGCTGGAAAACGGAGAAATCAAGTATTCGGGTCCCATCCAGAACCTGCCAGAGCAAAACCTGCCCGGAGCTTAA
- a CDS encoding GlcG/HbpS family heme-binding protein: MLKYTLTLLVAASTIAFAQNTVTTQNVSLAAANTIAMQAVAECQAKGYLVSATVVDRSGLVVAVARADGAGPHTIEASKAKAFTSVSARNLTSAVLENVQKNAAAQYLPDIPGFLVLAGGVPIRAGNEVIGAVGVGGAPGGHLDEQCAVAAIAKVFGQ; this comes from the coding sequence ATGTTGAAATACACCCTGACCCTGCTGGTTGCTGCTTCCACCATTGCCTTTGCCCAGAACACCGTCACCACCCAGAATGTTTCCCTGGCTGCTGCCAACACCATTGCCATGCAAGCTGTGGCTGAATGTCAGGCCAAAGGTTATCTGGTTTCTGCCACCGTGGTGGACCGCTCCGGTCTGGTGGTCGCCGTGGCCCGTGCAGATGGAGCTGGCCCCCACACCATCGAGGCCAGCAAGGCCAAGGCTTTCACTTCCGTCTCTGCCCGCAACCTGACCTCTGCGGTGCTGGAAAATGTGCAAAAGAACGCTGCTGCCCAGTACCTCCCGGACATCCCTGGTTTTCTGGTGCTAGCCGGAGGGGTTCCCATCCGTGCAGGCAATGAAGTGATCGGTGCCGTGGGCGTCGGTGGCGCACCCGGAGGCCATCTGGACGAGCAGTGCGCGGTGGCCGCCATTGCGAAGGTGTTCGGGCAGTAA